CCATCGCGTACTGCTCATGCCCGCCGGCTTGCAGCGTGGTGGGTGCCGTAGGTGGCAGCATGGATGACGGGAGATGGAGGGGATTGGTGGATACGGCCTGCAGCACAGGGCATTCCCCTGTTGCGCTTGCCATACCAGTCTGCAGGCCAGTCGTCACCGGAGCAAGGACTTCCGGCTTGCTGGCCCACACTGCTGTGGTGAGGGACAGCCCCGCCAGCAGGGTTGCGGCGTGACGTTGACTGAGAATGCGCATGGGAATCCTGGCAACAAAGGCAATGAGATGGTTCAGAAATGTGCCCAACAATTGAGCCAGCATGATCATATCACCCCAATGTTAAGCAAACCTTAAATGACCATCTCACCAGTTAAGACATGGATCAGGGCATGCCGGAGTGACGCCGGGTTTGGAAAACCGCGAAAGCCGACACCCGCAAGCCTTTGAATAAACACTTCTCCCCCGGATTGTGTACACTGGCAGCCATGTTCAATCCAGCCTGCTCCACAAGAGCAGCAAGCCTTCCTGCATGGAGCCTGACGTATGCTGATTACCCATCTCGGCCATACCCCGACTGTCCACCCGGATGCCTGGGTGGCACCCAATGCCGTACTGTGTGGTGATGTGCATGTCGGGCCGGGTTGCCGCATCCTGTTCGGTGCGCAAATCATTGCCGAAGGGGGACGCATCAGTCTGGGGGAGCAGGTCATTGTCATGGAAAATGCGGTATTGCGCAGCAATGACCATCATCCGCTGACCATCGGCAATCATTGCCTGATCGGGCCGCAAGCGCATGTGGTCGGCTGCACCCTTGAGGATGAGGTCTTCATTGCCACCGGCTCTGCCATCTTCCACGGCGCTCACATCGGGCGCGGCAGTGAAGTGCGTATCCATGGTGTGGTTCACCTGAAAAGCACCTTGCCCCCTGGCAGCACGGTGCCGATTGGCTGGGTGGCTGTTGGTCAACCCGCTCGCATCCTGCCCCCGCACGAACACGAGGCTATCTGGGCGCAGCAAGGTCCGCTCAACTTCCCGCTGACGGTCTATGGCCTGCAACGCGAGGAAGCCAATATGGTGACGATCACCCGTGGGCTCTCCGAGCGGCTGGGGCGGCATTTGCATGACAGCACCCAGTGGGATGATCTGGTGCTGTAAGGGTTGTGGCAATCTGTCACACCCGCCTGGCCCCATTACAAGCCAATAGAAACAGTGTTTAATAATCAATGTGTTAAGCACGTTTCATTGACCGTCCCAGGCACACCTCACCCCTTGCGGCATAGTGTCGCAAGGGCTTGTCTCCTTGTGAGCCCTCTCTTACCCTGACCGCTCCCTTCCCCTGTCCACATTACAACGAGAGCGAGACAGATGAGCAGTCCCCGTAAAACCCCAAGCTTCTATACCGTTGCCTGGCGCTGGCATTTCTTTGCCGGGATGTTTGTGGTGCCCTTCATGCTGATGCTGGCCTGTACCGGCATCATCTATCTGTTCAAGCCTCAGCTGGATCAGTGGATGTATGGCGAGCTGCTGAACGTTCCTGCCAGCAACCAGCCCATGCACCCGGCAGATCATCTGGCAGGCTTGGTGCAGCAGCACTACCCGGGGGCAGCGTTGCTGAAGTATCAGCCGCCTGCCACCTCAACCAGCAGCAGCAAGCTGGTGATCCGTCATCAGGGGCAAAAGCTGGGCGTATATGTCGATCCATACCGGGCAACCCTGCTCGGCAGTCTGGACGAAAACAGTACGCTGCAAGCCGTGGTACTGAAACTGCATGGCGAACTGCTGATGGGCAAATCGGGGGACTTGCTGGTCGAGCTGGCTGCCAGTTGGGGTGTGGTCCTGCTGGTGTCGGGGCTGTATCTGTGGTGGCCGCGTGGCCGTGGCAAGCTGGCCGTATTCTGGCCGCGCTTCTCGGCGGGAGGCCGCACCCTGTGGCGAGACCTGCATGCGGTCACCGGCTTCTGGGGTGTCCTGTTTGTACTGTTCATGCTGTTCTCCGGCCTGACCTGGACCGGCTTCTGGGGTGAGAAGTTTGCTGCCGTATGGAGCCAGTTCCCGGCGCAGATGTGGGACGATGTGCCCAAATCGGACCGCAAGGCGATCACGCTAAACAGCACAGAAGACAAAGTGGTGCCGTGGGCGGTAGAGCAAACCCCCTTGCCCCGCTCCACCGGTAACCATGCAGAACACAACAACCAGGGTGCTAGCCCTGCCGTCAGCCCTGCGACCATTCGCCTGCAGCAGGTGGTCGACCTGGCCCAGACACTCAAGGTCGCACCCGGCTACGCCATTGCATTACCTGATGGCCCGGAAGGCGTTTATACCGTCTCGGTGTTTCCGAACGACCCACGTCAGGAAGCCACCCTGCATGTAGACCAGTACAGTGGCAAGGTGCTGGCGGACATCCGCTTCAAGGACTATGCCGCGGTACCCAAAGCGGTCGAATTCGGTGTTGCCCTGCACGAGGGTAAATTCTTTGGACTGGCCAACCAGCTGCTGATGCTCACCATTTGCTTGCTGATCATCTTCAGCTGCATCAGCGGCATCATCATGTGGATCAAGCGCAAGCCGGATGGCAAGCTGGGCGTGCCGGCCTCCCCTGCAGATACGCCACTGTGGAAAACCGCCCTGATCCTCATGCTGCTACTCGGCGCAGCGTTCCCGCTGGTGGGCGCCAGTTTCCTGCTGGTCCTGGCGCTGGATGCGCTGTGGCAACGCTTGCCGCGACGCGCTGCAGCCTGAGAACCCGTGTTGCCGGATTACTGCAAGCTGACCTGAAGGTCAGCTTGCCTAAGCGCCCCCGCATCAGGACAATGCGCCTCCCGGCCTACGAAATACCCGGACAGACCGGCCTTTCCTGCAATCCTTTGAGTAATTCATGTCCCAGTTCTCCCACGCCGTTGACCACTATTGGCAGCGTTGTCTGGCCCAGACAGCAGCGCACTCGCAGCAAGATTTTCTGTCCATCAACCCACATCTGCCCGAGGGGCGGGAGATCATGCTGCTGAAGCGTGATACACACACCCGGGCCGTTGTGACGCCGGAATGGGCAGCCCGACTGGCACTTGCCCCGCACCCGATTCACGATGAAACCGAATTTCGTCAGCGCTTGGCCGCGCACGGTGCCCATCTGCACGGGGCCGACTGGCTGCACTACTTTACCGAAGCTGACCAAGCCCGACTGCTGCAGGAAACAACGCCCGCACATATCCGCCCCTTGAGCCAGGCCGACCAGACTGCCTTCAACCAATTCCAGTCCCTGGCTTCTGAAGCCGATCTGGATGCGGCCTGGGTAGAGCTGGATCACTGGTCAGTCTGGGGCGCTTTTGTCGGACCACAGCTGGTGTGTGCGGCCAGCATGTATGTGTGGCCGGATAGCCCACTGGCCGATACCGGGGTGCTGACCCTTCCGGCGCACCGGGGCCAAGGATTTGCCCGCGACGTGATCCGCGCCATCAGCCGCCATGCCTGCCAGCAAGGGTTTGAGCCGCAATACCGCTGTCAGCTGGATCATGTCAGCTCTGCGGCCGTCGCGCGCGCAGCCGGCATGCGCTGTTATGGCAGCTGGGAAGTCCTCAGCACAGATGACTGACGGCAAACGTTGTGCCGGTCAGACAGGCGCGATGACAATTGTATGAATGCCTCTTGCTTCACGGCACCGACGTGATACAGTTCCCGGCGCGGAATGGACGAAGCACTGCCACGGCA
This genomic stretch from Leeia aquatica harbors:
- a CDS encoding gamma carbonic anhydrase family protein, with translation MLITHLGHTPTVHPDAWVAPNAVLCGDVHVGPGCRILFGAQIIAEGGRISLGEQVIVMENAVLRSNDHHPLTIGNHCLIGPQAHVVGCTLEDEVFIATGSAIFHGAHIGRGSEVRIHGVVHLKSTLPPGSTVPIGWVAVGQPARILPPHEHEAIWAQQGPLNFPLTVYGLQREEANMVTITRGLSERLGRHLHDSTQWDDLVL
- a CDS encoding PepSY-associated TM helix domain-containing protein yields the protein MSSPRKTPSFYTVAWRWHFFAGMFVVPFMLMLACTGIIYLFKPQLDQWMYGELLNVPASNQPMHPADHLAGLVQQHYPGAALLKYQPPATSTSSSKLVIRHQGQKLGVYVDPYRATLLGSLDENSTLQAVVLKLHGELLMGKSGDLLVELAASWGVVLLVSGLYLWWPRGRGKLAVFWPRFSAGGRTLWRDLHAVTGFWGVLFVLFMLFSGLTWTGFWGEKFAAVWSQFPAQMWDDVPKSDRKAITLNSTEDKVVPWAVEQTPLPRSTGNHAEHNNQGASPAVSPATIRLQQVVDLAQTLKVAPGYAIALPDGPEGVYTVSVFPNDPRQEATLHVDQYSGKVLADIRFKDYAAVPKAVEFGVALHEGKFFGLANQLLMLTICLLIIFSCISGIIMWIKRKPDGKLGVPASPADTPLWKTALILMLLLGAAFPLVGASFLLVLALDALWQRLPRRAAA
- a CDS encoding GNAT family N-acetyltransferase → MSQFSHAVDHYWQRCLAQTAAHSQQDFLSINPHLPEGREIMLLKRDTHTRAVVTPEWAARLALAPHPIHDETEFRQRLAAHGAHLHGADWLHYFTEADQARLLQETTPAHIRPLSQADQTAFNQFQSLASEADLDAAWVELDHWSVWGAFVGPQLVCAASMYVWPDSPLADTGVLTLPAHRGQGFARDVIRAISRHACQQGFEPQYRCQLDHVSSAAVARAAGMRCYGSWEVLSTDD